AGTGGCTAAAAAGCATCATGAGTCATCCATAGTTGTAAATGCAATAGCTGCCCATCATGGAGATGAAGAATTTGAATCTATAGAAGCAATATTAGTTCAGGCTGCAGATGCTATTTCAGCTGCACGACCTGGAGCAAGAAGAGAAACTTTAGAAGCTTATATTAAAAGATTAGAAAAACTTGAAGAGATTGCAAATTCATATGAAGGCGTAGAAAAGTCATATGCCATTCAAGCGGGTAGAGAGTTACGAATAATAGTTAAACCAGAAGTAGTAGATGATGCAGGGTCTTATGAAATGGCTAGGAACATAGTTAAAACCATAGAAAATGAATTAGAATACCCTGGTCAAATTAAAGTAAATGTAATTAGGGAAACTCGTTCCATCGAGTATGCTAAATAAAATTAGAAAATAAAATCCTCTAAATCTTGTAAATTCATAGTAATTTTACAAAATTAAGAGGATTTTTTCATTATGTGTAGAATATAAATAAGTAGAAGTAGTATAAAGTATAATAAATAAAGTATAAAATTATATAGGAGGTTTATTATGGAAGTATTAAAAGTTTCAGCAAAATCAAGTCCAAATAAGGTTGCAGGTGCATTAGCAGGAGTTTTAAGAGAGAAGGGTGGAGCAGAAATTCAAGCAATTGGAGCAGGAGCTTTAAATCAAGCTATAAAAGCAGTAGCTATTGCAAGAGGATTCGTTGCGCCAAGTGGAATCGATTTAATTTGTATTCCAGCATTTACTGATATAGAAATAGATGGGGAAGAAAGAACAGCTATAAAGCTAATTATTCAACCAAGATAAGGATAGTATGAGAAGTAAAGGGCTAATTACACTAGCCCTTTTTTTTATTGTAATTATATGATAAAGTATAGTTTGTGATAAAAGTTTAAAGAGTATACAAGGGGGGATAATGAAAATGAAATTAAAAGGTATAATTCAAATATTACGTCCTAAACAATGGATAAAGAACGGATTTGTTTTTGCAGCATTAATATTTTCAGGTAAATTTTTAAATGTTAATTTACTACAAAAAAATATATATGCTTTTATATTATTTTGTTTAACTTCTTCTACTGTATATGTACTTAATGATATAGTAGATTTAGAAAAGGACAAACTTCATCCAGATAAGAAAAAAAGGCCACTTCCAAGTGGGATGATATCTAAAAAAACTGCAATAATATTAGATGTATTATTAGTGATACTAGTAATAAGTTTTTCTTATAGTAACATAAAGGTTTTTGCAATATTATTAGCTTACATGATTATGAATATTTTATATTCCTTCAAATTAAAAAATGTGGTAATTATAGATGTTATGATAATAACCATGGGTTTTGTTATGAGAGTAGAGGCGGGTAGCTTTGCTACAGGAGTAACTATTTCTCCTTGGCTTTTATTGTGCACAATGCTGCTTTCTCTATTTTTGGCTATAAATAAAAGGAAAAGTGAGTTAATAACTTTAGAAGAAAAAGGTGGCAAACACAGAAAGATATTAGAGGAGTACTCTATTGAATTTCTAGATTCTATGTTAACTTTAGTAACTCCCTCTATATTAATTGCATATTGTTTATATACATTTAATTCTGTACAAAGCAGAAATATGATGTTTACTATACCTTTTGTATTGTATGGTTTATTTAGATATCAGTATTTAATGTTGAAAAAAAATATAGGGGGTAAGCCTGAGGATATATTTACAAAAGATATGCCTTTTTTAATTAACATTATTCTTTGGATTATAAGTGTTTTTATAATTATCTATAAGTTCTAATATATAATAGGAGTTGATTCGATGCTAATTAAACTTGAACAAGATAAGAAAAAGTATGGAAAGGTCTATTATTTAATAATATCTTTAGTTGGAATACTGTTAAGTATACTTTGGTGTAAATTTGTTAAGGCGGAACCTTTTTCAGATTTTAAATATTATTATGAATTGGCTCGTAATATATCTCAGGGAAAACCTTGGGGAGATACATATACTACAGTTGGATATTCTATAGTTTTGGGTGGAATATTTAAGATTTTTGGAGATAGTCTATTAGTAGCAAAAATATTTAATTTAGTATTAATTACTTTAAATTATTATTTAGTCTACTCAATATTATATAAACTAGACATAGGAGAAAAATCTAAAAGGATTATATTTACTATATTTGCATTATTCCCTTTAAACATTATGTACAGTAGTATATTAGCTACAGAACCATTGTTTACAACTATTCTGCTTTTAATAACTAATATATATTTTAGTGAAGTTAAATTTAAATATGTTTATATAGGAATACTTACAGCATTAAATGCTATGGTAAAACCTTTTTTTATAATATTTTTCTTTGCTATACTAATAATTGATGCTATATCAGAATGGAACATAAAAAAAGCTATAATTAATAGCTTAACAGTACTTATTGTATCTTTAATTTCTATATCGCCTTGGATATATAGAAATACAAAATATGTAGGGGAATTTACCTTTATATCTAACAATGGTGGAATAGTACTTTATATTAACAATAATTCTCAAAACAAAACTGGTATGTGGATGGATGTTAATAACGTAGAAAATTCTGTTGCTAAAACAGAGGAGTATAAGAACGCTAATATGACTCAAAAAAACAAAATGCTTTCTAAAGCTGCAAAACAGTGGATAAAAGACAACCCTAAAAGGTTTGCTCAGTTAGGTATTCTAAGGTTAAAAGCAACTTATGGATTAGCAGGAGATATTTATTATACAACCTATGGAAGTGATTTAAATAGTAATATTAAGCAAAACATGTACATAAGTGTAAGCGGTATAAAAATTGCAATTTTTCTGTTTGCCGTAGTATTTGTAATCTTATATAGTATTTATATTATAATAGATATTTTAAAATATAAGGGTAGAAATATAGACAGAGGTTTATTATATACATTAGTTATATTTTATATGTTTACCTGTGTGTATTTTATAACAGAAGGACAGGGTAGATATTCTTTCCCACTAATATTCTTTATGATATATTTATTTGTAACTTTTATAAATAGAGTTTTTGGCTTTAGAAGGGGAGGGATTTAGTTATATGATAGGACTTATATTGACTTCTGTATTTTTAGGAGCTTTAGGGCAAATACTAGTTAAAATAGGTGCAGTAAACTTAACTTTAAATTTTTCACCAGGACAATTTGTGCCAAGCATTATTAGTATATTAAAAAACTTCTTTGTTATGAGTGGAATAGTATCCTATGGAACTAGTTTTTTGATATGGATAAAAGTTTTAAGTAAAGTAGAACTTAGCTATGCGTATCCAATGGTCAGTTTAGGATATGTTATAACTACTTTATTTGCTTATTTTTTCTTAAATGAAAATATTTCTATACAAAGAATACTGGGTATTTTACTGATTATAGGTGGAGTATTTTTGATTTCGCGAAATTAAAAAATAAAATAATTGCAATTTAAAAACACTTTCTAGAAAAATATAGCTATTTATACGGGTCTAGACTTTATAGTAGCTTAAAATATGAACATAATAAAAATAAAAATTGCATTTTTTATTTTTATTATGTATTATATTATTATGACTTAAATAAATAGGGGGTGTTTTTAATGTTATCTAAAAAAGGAAAGGGAATAGCTCCTTCTGTTACATTGGCTATAACTGCAAAGGCCAATGAAATGAAGAAGAATGGAATAGATGTAATAGGTTTTGGGGCAGGAGAGCCAGACTTCAATACACCTGAAAATATTCAAAATGCTGCAATTGAAGCCATGGGAAAAGGTTATACAAAATATACACCGGTTTCAGGTATAAGTGAATTAAAAGATGCTATAGTAGATAAATTTAAAAAAGAAAACAATTTAGAATACAAACCATCTCAAATAATAGTATCTACTGGAGCAAAACAATGTATAGCTAATTTATTTATGGCTATTCTAAATCCAGGAGATGAGGTTTTAATTCCAACACCTTATTGGGTAAGTTATCCGGAGTTAGTAAAATTATCAGATGGAATACCTGTATTTGTAGATTGTAAAAAAGAAAATGATTATAAATACTCTATAGAGGAATTAGAAAAAAAGGTATCAGATAGAACAAAGGCTATAATTATTAGCAGTCCTAATAATCCAACAGGAAGCATTTACTCTGAAAAAGAGCTTAATGTTATAGCTAATTTTTGTAAAGAACATAATTTAATAATTTTATCTGATGAAATATATGAAAAGCTTATTTATGGACATAATAAACATATAAGTATAGCAAGTTTAAATGAAGATTCATATAGCAGAACTGTTGTAATAAATGGGGTATCTAAAACTTATGCTATGACTGGTTGGAGAATAGGATATGCAGCAGGCCCGGAAAATATAATTAAATTAATGAATAATATACAAAGCCATATGACTTCAAACCCAAATTCTATTGCTCAATATGCAGCTTTAGAAGCTTTAACAGGTGATCAGGAATTTATAAATAGTATGGTTTATGAATTTGAGAAGAGAAGAAACTATATGGTGGAAAGAATAAATTCAATAGATGGAATAGATTGCATAGAACCTAAAGGAGCTTTTTATGTATTTGTAGATATAAGTAAAATAATAGGCAAGAAGAGCAGTGGGGAAGAAATAAAAAATTCTGTAGATTTTTGTGAAAAATTATTACAAGAATATAAAGTAGCGGTGGTTCCAGGAGCGGCTTTTGGATTAGAAAATCATATAAGACTTTCTTATGCTACATCTATAGAAAATATAGAAAAGGGATTAGATAGAATATCAAATTATATTAATGGATTAAAAAGTTAAAGTCTTTATACATTTAAAATATTTGAGTTTAATGGTATAATAAAGGTGATTTACTAATTATTTGATACAGGGGTGATATAAATGGTTAAAAAGGAAGTTGTAGTAAATAGTTCAACAGGTCTTCACGCTAGACCAGCTACTTTATTAGTAAAAAAAGCGTCTTCATTTAAATCTGATATAACTATTGAATATAATGGTAAGGAAGCGAATATCAAGAGTCTTATTGGAGTGTTATCTTTAGCTGTAACTAATGGAGCTACAATTACAATAAAAGCTTCAGGGGATGATGAAGCTTTAGCAGCAGAAGAAATTGCAAATTTAATTCAATCAATGGACTAAAAAATAAAAGGCTCAATAGCTAGAGCCTTTTATTTTTATGATTTAGAGTATTTCTTAATTTTTAAAAATAGGAATAATAAATATATACCAGCTGCTCCGATAATTATATATATTAGCCTAGATATTAGGTTAGCAGGTTCACCAAAAATAGCGCTTACTATGTTCAAATTAAATAGACCTAAAAGACCCCAGTTTAAAGCTCCTATAAATACTAATAAGAAAGAAATTTTGTCAACTAAATTAAATTTATACATAATAGTGCCTCCCATTTGTTTTAATACTATTCTAATTAAATTATATTAATGAACTATAATTTATAGAACGTATTTATACAATGGGGTTGTAAAAAATAGTTAATACAAATTTCAAAAAAATACAAGAAATTTGTAAAAAAAGTAGTATAATAAATATATGCTAATAGATTAGGGGGTTAAAACAATGAATGTTGAAGAATTAAATCCGTTTAAAAATGTGCAAAAAATAATAAAGAAAACTTGTGAAGATTTAAATTTAAGCGAAAGTGTTTATGAATTAATTAAGGAACCAGCGAGAGTTCTTGAAGTTAATATTCCAGTTAAAATGGATGATGGAAGTATAAAAGTATTTAAAGGATACAGAAGTCAACATAATAATTCTATAGGTGCTACAAAGGGTGGGGTAAGATTCCATCAAAATGTAAACTTAGATGAAGTAAAAGCGCTATCTATATGGATGACTTTTAAATGTGCTATAGCAAATCTTCCTTTTGGTGGTGGAAAAGGTGGAATTATAGTAGATCCTAAAACTTTATCTAAAGGTGAATTAGAAAGATTAAGTAGAGGATATGTAGATAAACTTTACGAAATAATAGGTGAAGATATAGATATACCAGCTCCAGATGTAAATACCAATGGTGAAATAATTGCATGGATGGCAGATGAATATAATAAGCTTTCAAGACAAAATGATTGGGGAACTTTTACAGGTAAGCCAGTAGAATTAAATGGTTCAAAAGGTAGAACAGAAGCAACAGGATTAGGGGTTGCTATAGTTGCTAGAGAAGCTTTGAAAAAACTTAATAGAAGTTTGGAAAATTCATCCGTAGCTGTTCAAGGTTTTGGAAATGTAGGAAGCCATGCAGCACTTTGTATAGAAAAACTCGGTGGAAAAATAGTTAGTGTATCTGAATGGGATAGAGAAAAAGGATTCTATGCTATACATGATGAAAAGGGATTAAAAGTTGAAGAATTAATAAAACACTTTAAAGAGAATGGAACTTTACTAGGTTTTGGTGGAAGTTCTGAAATAAAAGAAGAAGAGTTTTGGAGCTTAAATGTAGATGTATTAGTTCCTGCAGCATTAGAAAATTCTATAAACATAAACAATGCTAAATTAATAAATGCTAAATTAATTTGTGAAGGAGCCAATGGACCTGTTACACCTGCAGCGGATGAAATATTAGAGAAAAAAGGAGTCGAAGTTACACCAGATATATTAACAAATGCAGGTGGAGTTATAGTTTCTTATTTTGAATGGGTACAAAACTTAGATAACTACTACTGGAATGAAGAAGATGTTAAATCTCGTGAAGAAGAATTTTTAGTAGAAGGATTTAATAATGTTTGGTCAATGAAAGAAAAATTCAATTGTACTATGAGAAATGCAGCTTATATGTATGCTATAAATAAATTAGCAAAATCCATGAAAGCTAGAGGTTGGTATTAAAAATAAAAATAAAGTAGAAGTTTTTAACTTCTACTTTATTTAATGATAATATGTATCAATTGATATGATAAAAGAGAAAAAATAGTAAACGGATTTATTCATAAAAAATATTTTAAGAAATTATTATAAGTAGTTTTATGTGTTTTATAAAAAATATAAATTATTTTTTAAATTTAAATCCATGGTATATAATAATATATATAATTATAGATAATATACAAATATATATTATTATATATTTTTCATTAAAATATATTCGCTAAATACACATTTAGCGAAGTTGGGCAAAATTTAGGAGGTTTTTATCAATATGTACAAGCTTAGAAATATATATGACCCTGAATTACCACAACAATTAAATAATTTTCTTAACTATTTAACTACAGTAAAAGAAAGATCACCTAATACTATGAGTGGATATAAAGTAGATTTAGTTATGTTTTTTAGATTTTTAAAATTATATAAAACTAAATTGCCAAAGGATATAGAATTTGAAGAAATAGACATTAGCGATGTAGACGATGAATTTATAAGAAAAATAAATCTTACAGATCTCTATTCCTTTATGGCATTTTTAGATAATTATAGAGACAATGGAAGTTATGCTAAAGCTAGAAAAGTTGCTACATTAAAATCATTTTTTAAGTTTTTACATAGAAAAGTAAAAATATTAAATGAGAACCCTGCTCTAGAATTGGAGTCACCTAAAATCAAAAAAAGAAACCCTACATATTTAACTTTAGAAGAAAGTAAACGACTTCTCTCCTCTATTGATGGACCTAATAAGGAAAGAGATTATTGTATAATTACATTATTTCTAAATTGTGGACTTAGACTGTCTGAATTATGTAGTATAGATATTTCTAAAATAAAAGAAGATACCCTTTATGTGGTGGGTAAAGGTAATAAGGAAAGGACTATTTATTTAAATAGAGCCTGTTTAAAGGCTATAGAAGATTATTTAAGAGTTAGAAATAAAAATTTAGATAAAATAAAGGATAAGGATGCGTTATTTATAAGTAGAAATAATACTAGAATAAATAAAAGAACTGTAGAACTTATGCTTAAAAAATATTTAAAAAAAGCTAATTTAGACGAGAAAAAATATACTCCACATAAACTTAGGCATACTGCTGCAACTCTTATGTATAAACATGGAGATGTAGATATTAGAAGCCTTCAAAAGATATTAGGCCATGAAAATATATCTACAACTCAAATTTATACTCATGTGGATAATGAAAAATTAAGAGAAGCTGTTAGCTTAAATCCTCTAAGTGGCGAAAGTATGGAATAATAAGCATTTAATGCTTGTTATTTCATCTTTTTAATTTTAATTAATCCAGGAAATTCTTCATATGTAAATTTCTCTGACATTTCTTCATCTGTCAATATTTCTTTTAGGCCTTCTACGTCTTCAATAAATTCAAAAGGACATTCATCATCTTCTTCTGAATAATTAGAAGTTATATCTTCACCTAACCAATCTATATTTTTTTCTTCTTCTTCCATTACTTTACTTATTTCTAAACTTCTCATGCCATTTTCGGCGCCCTTTTCTAAACACTTTCCACAATTATCACATATTTTAGAAGGAGCTAAATCACAAAGATCACATTTATTACAATCATCACAATTCTTTTCTGGATTTAAAATACATTTTGTATATTTTG
This window of the Clostridium cochlearium genome carries:
- a CDS encoding HPr family phosphocarrier protein: MVKKEVVVNSSTGLHARPATLLVKKASSFKSDITIEYNGKEANIKSLIGVLSLAVTNGATITIKASGDDEALAAEEIANLIQSMD
- a CDS encoding tyrosine recombinase XerC — translated: MYKLRNIYDPELPQQLNNFLNYLTTVKERSPNTMSGYKVDLVMFFRFLKLYKTKLPKDIEFEEIDISDVDDEFIRKINLTDLYSFMAFLDNYRDNGSYAKARKVATLKSFFKFLHRKVKILNENPALELESPKIKKRNPTYLTLEESKRLLSSIDGPNKERDYCIITLFLNCGLRLSELCSIDISKIKEDTLYVVGKGNKERTIYLNRACLKAIEDYLRVRNKNLDKIKDKDALFISRNNTRINKRTVELMLKKYLKKANLDEKKYTPHKLRHTAATLMYKHGDVDIRSLQKILGHENISTTQIYTHVDNEKLREAVSLNPLSGESME
- a CDS encoding pyridoxal phosphate-dependent aminotransferase, producing the protein MLSKKGKGIAPSVTLAITAKANEMKKNGIDVIGFGAGEPDFNTPENIQNAAIEAMGKGYTKYTPVSGISELKDAIVDKFKKENNLEYKPSQIIVSTGAKQCIANLFMAILNPGDEVLIPTPYWVSYPELVKLSDGIPVFVDCKKENDYKYSIEELEKKVSDRTKAIIISSPNNPTGSIYSEKELNVIANFCKEHNLIILSDEIYEKLIYGHNKHISIASLNEDSYSRTVVINGVSKTYAMTGWRIGYAAGPENIIKLMNNIQSHMTSNPNSIAQYAALEALTGDQEFINSMVYEFEKRRNYMVERINSIDGIDCIEPKGAFYVFVDISKIIGKKSSGEEIKNSVDFCEKLLQEYKVAVVPGAAFGLENHIRLSYATSIENIEKGLDRISNYINGLKS
- a CDS encoding stage V sporulation protein S, yielding MEVLKVSAKSSPNKVAGALAGVLREKGGAEIQAIGAGALNQAIKAVAIARGFVAPSGIDLICIPAFTDIEIDGEERTAIKLIIQPR
- a CDS encoding DUF378 domain-containing protein; amino-acid sequence: MYKFNLVDKISFLLVFIGALNWGLLGLFNLNIVSAIFGEPANLISRLIYIIIGAAGIYLLFLFLKIKKYSKS
- a CDS encoding SMR family transporter — protein: MIGLILTSVFLGALGQILVKIGAVNLTLNFSPGQFVPSIISILKNFFVMSGIVSYGTSFLIWIKVLSKVELSYAYPMVSLGYVITTLFAYFFLNENISIQRILGILLIIGGVFLISRN
- a CDS encoding Glu/Leu/Phe/Val family dehydrogenase, with product MNVEELNPFKNVQKIIKKTCEDLNLSESVYELIKEPARVLEVNIPVKMDDGSIKVFKGYRSQHNNSIGATKGGVRFHQNVNLDEVKALSIWMTFKCAIANLPFGGGKGGIIVDPKTLSKGELERLSRGYVDKLYEIIGEDIDIPAPDVNTNGEIIAWMADEYNKLSRQNDWGTFTGKPVELNGSKGRTEATGLGVAIVAREALKKLNRSLENSSVAVQGFGNVGSHAALCIEKLGGKIVSVSEWDREKGFYAIHDEKGLKVEELIKHFKENGTLLGFGGSSEIKEEEFWSLNVDVLVPAALENSININNAKLINAKLICEGANGPVTPAADEILEKKGVEVTPDILTNAGGVIVSYFEWVQNLDNYYWNEEDVKSREEEFLVEGFNNVWSMKEKFNCTMRNAAYMYAINKLAKSMKARGWY
- a CDS encoding decaprenyl-phosphate phosphoribosyltransferase; the encoded protein is MKLKGIIQILRPKQWIKNGFVFAALIFSGKFLNVNLLQKNIYAFILFCLTSSTVYVLNDIVDLEKDKLHPDKKKRPLPSGMISKKTAIILDVLLVILVISFSYSNIKVFAILLAYMIMNILYSFKLKNVVIIDVMIITMGFVMRVEAGSFATGVTISPWLLLCTMLLSLFLAINKRKSELITLEEKGGKHRKILEEYSIEFLDSMLTLVTPSILIAYCLYTFNSVQSRNMMFTIPFVLYGLFRYQYLMLKKNIGGKPEDIFTKDMPFLINIILWIISVFIIIYKF